Proteins found in one Cellulomonas palmilytica genomic segment:
- a CDS encoding MaoC/PaaZ C-terminal domain-containing protein, producing the protein MTLVDLPAVPGLGGLYARGAASTGRLAVARRTGSAPVELPGTEYRVRGVRPSLEHLTAYQRLVGESATDTLPPGFVHVLGFPLAIALMARTDFPLPMLGMVHLANVVEQRRSIGYDETLDVTASARDLRPHRTGTQVDLVVEVTVDDERVWRGTSTYLAKGVRLSGSGSDEAASDAATSDDAASDESATDERAPFEPPLPTGQWRLGADTGRQYARVSGDRNPIHLNPLTAKALGFPRTIAHGMYTASRLLADAGRGRGDAFVWSVDFVKPVLLPATVATSVRHRPRGGFDLAAWHPRTSKPHVLSSVLPLP; encoded by the coding sequence GTGACGCTCGTCGACCTGCCCGCCGTCCCCGGCCTCGGCGGGCTCTACGCGCGCGGCGCGGCGTCCACCGGTCGGCTCGCCGTCGCGCGTCGCACCGGCTCCGCGCCCGTCGAGCTGCCCGGCACCGAGTACCGCGTGCGCGGCGTGCGCCCCTCGCTCGAGCACCTGACCGCCTACCAGCGGCTCGTCGGGGAGTCGGCGACGGACACGTTGCCGCCCGGGTTCGTGCACGTGCTCGGCTTCCCGCTCGCGATCGCGCTCATGGCGCGCACCGACTTCCCGCTGCCGATGCTCGGGATGGTGCACCTCGCGAACGTCGTCGAGCAGCGCCGCTCCATCGGGTACGACGAGACGCTCGACGTCACGGCGTCCGCGCGCGACCTGCGGCCCCACCGCACCGGCACGCAGGTGGACCTCGTCGTCGAGGTCACCGTGGACGACGAGCGCGTCTGGCGCGGCACCTCGACGTACCTCGCCAAGGGCGTCCGGCTGTCGGGGTCCGGGTCCGACGAAGCCGCGTCCGACGCAGCCACGTCCGACGACGCCGCGTCCGACGAGAGCGCGACGGACGAGCGTGCGCCGTTCGAGCCTCCGCTCCCCACCGGCCAGTGGAGGCTCGGCGCCGACACCGGTCGGCAGTACGCCCGCGTCTCGGGCGACCGCAACCCGATCCACCTCAACCCGCTCACCGCCAAGGCGCTCGGCTTCCCGCGCACCATCGCGCACGGCATGTACACCGCGTCGCGCCTGCTCGCGGACGCGGGCCGGGGCCGCGGCGACGCGTTCGTCTGGTCGGTCGACTTCGTCAAGCCCGTCCTGCTCCCGGCGACGGTCGCGACGAGCGTCCGCCACCGCCCGCGCGGCGGCTTCGACCTCGCGGCCTGGCACCCGCGCACGTCCAAGCCGCACGTCCTCTCCTCGGTCCTCCCCCTCCCCTGA
- a CDS encoding DUF2599 domain-containing protein, producing the protein MPTAVTRRALAALLAGVVVALVGACTPSPAQPGATTSPHAATSSPAAATPAASAAPSTAASAAPSPAASAAPSQGADDALLDRAIRGGVTVRSSGPSSGTVALRVLADATPRALDDGSVRVPLAAGDGTVVVVAPAPWRLDVLADGTALVLLDDEPVAGLRAEPAGRLRTLTRTEVDGTTSDVAVLRADDEPTSVWITARAVLDLSWGEREGGRSLAVTPADWARGGGLAAAALVPAQVVAAEPEAGTATMLDQLACHQQGARRKAAWNIEPWRPQVSALELVATRCNPT; encoded by the coding sequence GTGCCCACCGCCGTGACCCGCCGCGCGCTCGCCGCACTGCTCGCGGGGGTCGTCGTCGCGCTCGTCGGGGCGTGCACACCGTCGCCGGCGCAGCCTGGCGCCACGACGAGCCCGCACGCGGCGACGTCGTCTCCGGCCGCGGCGACGCCGGCCGCGTCGGCCGCGCCGTCAACCGCCGCGTCGGCGGCGCCGTCACCCGCCGCGTCGGCGGCGCCGTCACAGGGCGCGGACGACGCGCTCCTCGACCGCGCGATCCGCGGCGGTGTGACGGTGCGCTCGTCGGGCCCCTCGTCGGGGACGGTCGCGCTGCGCGTGCTCGCCGACGCCACGCCGCGCGCGCTCGACGACGGGTCGGTCCGGGTGCCGCTCGCGGCAGGCGACGGCACGGTCGTCGTCGTCGCGCCCGCGCCCTGGCGGCTCGACGTGCTCGCGGACGGGACCGCGCTCGTCCTGCTCGACGACGAGCCCGTCGCCGGCCTGCGGGCCGAGCCCGCGGGACGGCTGCGCACGCTCACGCGCACGGAGGTGGACGGCACGACGAGCGACGTCGCGGTGCTGCGCGCGGACGACGAGCCGACGAGCGTGTGGATCACCGCGCGCGCGGTGCTCGACCTGTCGTGGGGCGAGCGCGAGGGCGGGCGGTCGCTCGCGGTGACCCCCGCGGACTGGGCGCGCGGAGGCGGGCTCGCGGCAGCCGCGCTCGTGCCCGCGCAGGTCGTCGCGGCCGAGCCGGAGGCGGGGACCGCGACGATGCTCGACCAGCTCGCGTGCCACCAGCAGGGCGCGCGGCGCAAGGCCGCGTGGAACATCGAGCCGTGGCGGCCGCAGGTCTCGGCGCTGGAGCTGGTCGCGACCCGGTGCAACCCGACGTGA
- a CDS encoding TetR/AcrR family transcriptional regulator has product MVKASTTKQAWLDAAYDTFRRDGLAAVRVEPLARSLGATKGSFYWHFADRAELVAAVVARWEDEHTDAVIALAQTGGDARARLEALFAAVARLRRESARLYVEAAVEGVGDVVARVSQRRVDYLADLLVELGHDPDEARRRSLVALASVVGLGQLAAVGVRPDDPDAFTRSALAMTLS; this is encoded by the coding sequence ATGGTCAAGGCCTCGACGACGAAGCAGGCGTGGCTCGACGCGGCCTACGACACGTTCCGGCGCGACGGCCTCGCCGCCGTGCGCGTCGAGCCGCTCGCGCGCTCGCTCGGCGCGACCAAGGGCTCCTTCTACTGGCACTTCGCCGACCGCGCCGAGCTCGTCGCCGCCGTCGTCGCGCGGTGGGAGGACGAGCACACCGACGCCGTGATCGCGCTCGCGCAGACCGGCGGCGATGCCCGCGCGCGCCTCGAGGCGCTGTTCGCCGCGGTCGCCCGCCTGCGCCGTGAGTCCGCGCGGCTCTACGTCGAGGCCGCCGTCGAGGGGGTCGGCGACGTGGTGGCGCGTGTGTCGCAGCGGCGCGTCGACTACCTCGCCGACCTGCTCGTCGAGCTCGGCCACGACCCCGACGAGGCCCGCCGCCGCTCGCTCGTCGCGCTCGCCTCCGTCGTCGGGCTGGGCCAGCTCGCGGCCGTCGGCGTCCGCCCCGACGACCCCGACGCGTTCACCAGGTCGGCGCTGGCGATGACGCTCTCCTGA
- a CDS encoding 3-oxoacyl-ACP reductase, translated as MANPITTTLSAKLSGLLGFSPAVPLRRWEPGQPLVDGKVLVLGAGDGPDADADAVAALLSGSPAQPSATPDAAGAEVLDGWGLDVYRHPVPDERYAAVVVVLTGVEHPDDLHAPMLAAASTLKKLARGGRVVTISRAATASDAPAVAAARQGVDAVVRTIAKESRGGATANGIVLGADVPVTAASAVGALRFLLSTRSAFVHGQLLAVDSTAGSLPADWDAPLAGRVAVVTGAARGIGAAIARTLARDGATVVAVDVPAAGEQLAAVANEVRGTALQLDITAPDAGATILEHALARHGHLDVVVHNAGITRDKLFANMTDAQWDSVIAVNIAAQLAINEALLTSGDFTDAPRIVSISSTTGLAGNRGQANYAATKGGVIGMVRATAPLLEPFGGTANAVAPGFIETEMTAKMPAVTRQVARQLNSLQQGGRPVDVAEAVSFLASPQAGGVVGRTLRVCGQNVVGA; from the coding sequence ATGGCGAACCCCATCACGACCACCCTCTCGGCCAAGCTCTCGGGGCTGCTCGGCTTCTCCCCCGCCGTCCCGCTGCGGCGCTGGGAGCCCGGTCAGCCGCTCGTCGACGGCAAGGTCCTCGTGCTCGGCGCGGGCGACGGGCCGGACGCCGACGCGGACGCCGTCGCGGCGCTCCTGTCGGGCTCGCCCGCGCAGCCGTCCGCGACCCCCGACGCCGCGGGCGCCGAGGTGCTCGACGGCTGGGGCCTGGACGTCTACCGCCACCCCGTGCCCGACGAGCGGTACGCCGCGGTCGTCGTCGTCCTGACGGGCGTCGAGCACCCCGACGACCTGCACGCGCCGATGCTCGCCGCGGCCTCGACCCTCAAGAAGCTCGCACGCGGCGGCCGGGTCGTGACGATCTCGCGCGCCGCGACCGCGTCCGACGCGCCCGCCGTCGCGGCAGCCCGCCAGGGCGTCGACGCCGTCGTGCGGACCATCGCCAAGGAGTCGCGCGGCGGTGCCACCGCCAACGGCATCGTGCTCGGCGCGGACGTGCCCGTGACCGCGGCCTCGGCCGTCGGCGCGCTGCGGTTCCTGCTGTCCACGCGCTCCGCGTTCGTGCACGGGCAGCTGCTCGCCGTCGACTCGACCGCCGGCTCGCTGCCCGCCGACTGGGACGCGCCGCTCGCCGGTCGCGTCGCGGTCGTCACGGGCGCCGCGCGCGGAATCGGCGCGGCCATCGCCCGCACGCTCGCGCGGGACGGCGCGACCGTGGTCGCGGTCGACGTGCCCGCCGCGGGCGAGCAGCTCGCGGCGGTCGCCAACGAGGTCCGCGGCACCGCGCTGCAGCTCGACATCACCGCCCCCGACGCGGGCGCGACGATCCTCGAGCACGCCCTCGCGCGGCACGGGCACCTCGACGTCGTCGTGCACAACGCCGGCATCACGCGCGACAAGCTGTTCGCCAACATGACCGACGCGCAGTGGGACTCGGTCATCGCGGTGAACATCGCCGCGCAGCTCGCGATCAACGAGGCGCTCCTGACCTCGGGCGACTTCACCGACGCGCCCCGCATCGTGTCCATCTCGTCGACCACGGGCCTCGCGGGCAACCGCGGCCAGGCCAACTACGCGGCCACCAAGGGCGGCGTGATCGGCATGGTCCGCGCGACCGCGCCGCTGCTCGAGCCGTTCGGCGGCACCGCCAACGCGGTCGCTCCCGGCTTCATCGAGACCGAGATGACCGCGAAGATGCCCGCCGTGACGCGGCAGGTCGCGCGCCAGCTCAACTCGCTGCAGCAGGGCGGGCGGCCCGTCGACGTCGCCGAGGCCGTGTCGTTCCTCGCGTCGCCGCAGGCCGGCGGGGTCGTCGGGCGCACGCTGCGGGTGTGCGGGCAGAACGTGGTGGGCGCGTGA
- a CDS encoding DUF1361 domain-containing protein produces MLTSLVVGAAGMNVLALALVLARGPAFGTRVYRPMLLNLALSVAPLVLLGLVAVVWAVLVRLDLRGVGWAVLAVGALAWLLLLPNAAYLITELNLSHRKPDEHVPMWFDTLLVLVLAMSGVLNTVLNVFVVQLEWVLVSSGEDATALADRSSVVLCVVILLLVALGIYLGRNVRLNSWDVRHPSSLVRKVVAHVRSPGGLTGMVFFTLLTALFLGLIYLVVIGPVIGGLVRIEELRG; encoded by the coding sequence ATGCTGACCAGCCTCGTCGTCGGCGCCGCGGGCATGAACGTGCTCGCGCTGGCGCTGGTGCTCGCACGCGGGCCGGCGTTCGGCACGCGCGTCTACCGGCCGATGCTGCTCAACCTCGCGCTGTCCGTCGCGCCCCTCGTGCTGCTCGGCCTCGTGGCCGTCGTGTGGGCCGTGCTGGTCCGGCTGGACCTGCGCGGCGTCGGGTGGGCGGTGCTCGCCGTCGGCGCTCTCGCGTGGCTGCTCCTGCTGCCCAACGCGGCCTACCTCATCACCGAGCTCAACCTCAGCCACCGCAAGCCCGACGAGCACGTGCCCATGTGGTTCGACACGCTGCTCGTGCTCGTCCTGGCGATGTCCGGCGTGCTCAACACCGTGCTCAACGTGTTCGTCGTGCAGCTCGAGTGGGTGCTCGTGTCCTCCGGGGAGGACGCGACCGCGCTCGCCGACCGGTCGTCCGTCGTGCTGTGCGTCGTGATCCTGCTGCTCGTCGCGCTCGGCATCTACCTGGGGCGCAACGTGCGCCTCAACTCCTGGGACGTGCGGCACCCGTCCTCGCTCGTGCGCAAGGTCGTCGCGCACGTGCGCAGCCCCGGCGGGCTCACGGGGATGGTGTTCTTCACGCTGCTCACCGCGTTGTTCCTGGGCCTGATCTACCTCGTGGTGATCGGGCCCGTCATCGGCGGGCTCGTGCGCATCGAGGAGCTGCGCGGCTGA
- a CDS encoding acyl-CoA dehydrogenase family protein, whose protein sequence is MTATTTAPTGPTTPSPRRGTSLASTDQPRVDVAALTDQLLGQYATLRREARALTGTPEFQKIDGLPMAEHRERVLHQLRELVAHHDVLRAFPTRLGGADDHGGSLARFEELVAGDASLQIKAGVQWGLFASAILHLGTEHHHDTFLPAAMSVEMPGAFAMTETGHGSDVASIGTTAEYDRETQEFVIHTPFRAAWKDYLGNAALHGRAAVVFAQLITAPEGKPRVNHGVHAFYVPLRDEDGQFLPGIGGEDDGLKGGLNGIDNGRLHFDHVRVPRTNLLNRYGDVAEDGTYTSPIASPGRRFFTMLGTLVQGRVSLDGAAVNASKIALAIAVRYANERRQFAGAGEDEVVLLDYQRHQRRLLPLLAETYASTFAHEELLASFDEVFSGRDDTPDSREDLETLAATLKPTSTWLAMRTVQECREACGGAGFLAENRLVGLHQDMDVYVTFEGDNTVLYQLVGKRLLGDFAKALKAGGAGDVARLVADKAVHRTLLVRAAQTIADVGDARRSAGQLRDEETQRELLTERVEVMVAELAAALRPATKLAPAEAAALVNAHQNELIEAARAHAERVQWEAFTRGVHAATDPGTRQVLTWLRDLFGLTLVERNLAWYLVNGRLSAGRARTVSSYIDRLLVRLRPYAQDLVDGFGYAPEHLRAPIASGAEKERQDEARAHYRTERAAGRLAVPEKHLR, encoded by the coding sequence ATGACCGCCACCACGACCGCACCCACAGGTCCCACCACCCCGTCCCCGCGGCGCGGCACCAGCCTCGCCTCCACCGACCAGCCGCGCGTCGACGTCGCCGCGCTCACGGACCAGCTCCTCGGGCAGTACGCGACGCTGCGTCGCGAGGCCCGCGCGCTGACCGGCACGCCCGAGTTCCAGAAGATCGACGGCCTGCCGATGGCGGAGCACCGCGAGCGCGTGCTGCACCAGCTGCGCGAGCTCGTCGCGCACCACGACGTGCTGCGCGCGTTCCCCACGCGCCTCGGCGGCGCCGACGACCACGGCGGCAGCCTCGCGCGGTTCGAGGAGCTCGTCGCGGGCGACGCGTCGCTGCAGATCAAGGCCGGTGTGCAGTGGGGCCTGTTCGCGTCCGCGATCCTGCACCTGGGCACCGAGCACCACCACGACACGTTCCTGCCCGCCGCGATGTCGGTGGAGATGCCCGGCGCGTTCGCGATGACCGAGACGGGCCACGGGTCCGACGTCGCGTCCATCGGCACCACGGCCGAGTACGACCGCGAGACGCAGGAGTTCGTCATCCACACGCCGTTCCGCGCGGCGTGGAAGGACTACCTCGGCAACGCCGCGCTGCACGGCCGCGCGGCCGTCGTGTTCGCGCAGCTCATCACCGCGCCCGAGGGCAAGCCACGCGTCAACCACGGTGTGCACGCGTTCTACGTGCCGCTGCGCGACGAGGACGGGCAGTTCCTGCCCGGCATCGGCGGCGAGGACGACGGCCTCAAGGGCGGGCTGAACGGCATCGACAACGGCCGCCTGCACTTCGACCACGTGCGCGTGCCCCGGACCAACCTGCTCAACCGGTACGGCGACGTCGCCGAGGACGGCACGTACACCTCGCCGATCGCGAGCCCGGGCCGCCGGTTCTTCACGATGCTCGGCACGCTCGTGCAGGGCCGCGTCTCGCTCGACGGCGCGGCGGTCAACGCGAGCAAGATCGCGCTCGCCATCGCCGTGCGGTACGCGAACGAGCGCCGCCAGTTCGCGGGCGCGGGCGAGGACGAGGTCGTCCTGCTCGACTACCAGCGTCACCAGCGCCGCCTGCTGCCGCTGCTCGCCGAGACGTACGCCTCGACGTTCGCGCACGAGGAGCTGCTCGCGTCGTTCGACGAGGTGTTCTCCGGCCGCGACGACACGCCCGACTCCCGCGAGGACCTGGAGACGCTCGCCGCGACCCTCAAGCCCACCTCCACGTGGCTCGCGATGCGCACCGTCCAGGAGTGCCGCGAGGCGTGCGGCGGCGCCGGCTTCCTCGCCGAGAACAGGCTCGTCGGCCTGCACCAGGACATGGACGTCTACGTGACGTTCGAGGGCGACAACACCGTGCTCTACCAGCTCGTCGGCAAGCGGCTCCTGGGTGACTTCGCGAAGGCGCTCAAGGCCGGCGGCGCGGGTGACGTCGCGCGGCTCGTCGCGGACAAGGCCGTGCACCGCACGCTGCTCGTGCGCGCCGCGCAGACCATCGCCGACGTCGGCGACGCGCGTCGCTCGGCGGGCCAGCTGCGCGACGAGGAGACGCAGCGCGAGCTGCTCACCGAGCGCGTCGAGGTCATGGTCGCCGAGCTCGCCGCCGCGCTGCGCCCCGCGACGAAGCTGGCGCCGGCCGAGGCCGCGGCGCTCGTGAACGCGCACCAGAACGAGCTCATCGAGGCCGCGCGCGCGCACGCCGAGCGCGTGCAGTGGGAGGCGTTCACGCGCGGCGTGCACGCCGCGACCGACCCCGGCACGCGTCAGGTGCTCACGTGGCTGCGCGACCTGTTCGGGCTCACGCTCGTCGAGCGGAACCTCGCGTGGTACCTCGTCAACGGCCGTCTGTCCGCCGGCCGGGCGCGCACGGTCTCGTCGTACATCGACCGTCTGCTCGTGCGGCTGCGGCCCTACGCGCAGGACCTCGTCGACGGGTTCGGCTACGCGCCCGAGCACCTGCGGGCGCCCATCGCGTCGGGCGCCGAGAAGGAGCGGCAGGACGAGGCACGCGCGCACTACCGGACCGAGCGCGCCGCCGGGCGTCTCGCGGTCCCCGAGAAGCACCTGCGCTGA
- a CDS encoding pentapeptide repeat-containing protein, with translation MLLDAGGDYDGLTFTEEDLAGQDGSEARFLDCTFVGVVLDGADLRHARFVDSEWSGVRASELDLSSTAWQDGEWRDCRLGAVQAYGSRWTRLHLVGGKIDYLNLRDATLEEVRLSGVVVDELDLARVRAKRLVLEDCRVRRLDVTGASLTDADLRGVRDLQHLDGVAGLAGSTITSEQLVELAPALAEHLGLRVR, from the coding sequence ATGCTTCTCGACGCCGGCGGCGACTACGACGGTCTGACGTTCACCGAGGAGGACCTCGCGGGCCAGGACGGCAGCGAGGCGCGGTTCCTGGACTGCACGTTCGTCGGTGTCGTGCTGGACGGCGCGGACCTGCGGCACGCACGGTTCGTCGACTCCGAGTGGAGCGGCGTGCGGGCGTCCGAGCTCGACCTGTCGAGCACCGCGTGGCAGGACGGCGAGTGGCGGGACTGCCGGCTCGGCGCGGTCCAGGCGTACGGGTCGCGGTGGACGCGCCTGCATCTCGTCGGCGGGAAGATCGACTACCTCAACCTGCGCGACGCGACGCTCGAGGAGGTGCGGCTGTCGGGGGTCGTGGTCGACGAGCTCGACCTGGCCCGGGTGCGCGCGAAGCGGCTCGTGCTGGAGGACTGCCGCGTGCGGCGGCTCGACGTGACGGGCGCGTCGCTGACCGATGCGGACCTGCGCGGCGTGCGGGACCTGCAGCACCTCGACGGCGTGGCGGGGCTCGCCGGCTCGACGATCACGTCCGAGCAGCTGGTCGAGCTCGCGCCGGCGCTCGCCGAGCACCTGGGTCTGCGCGTGCGCTGA
- a CDS encoding GNAT family N-acetyltransferase produces the protein MQHDLTLRAPGVRLVPLALDHAAALVAFVDDRVWRGMTSPVPRTPDDMRADVETALAAPGRYAFAVLDDATGAVLGSTSLYDVDLRIGRLEIGHTFYDPAVWGTHVNPACKLALLTHAFETWGVHRVALRVDARNARSLAAVARLGAVEEGRLRGHRLAPDGSRGDSVYFSILADEWPAARTRLRERLGLPGPDEAALTDASGRPDEAARPDEAARAGAPDGERSHVVLIGGRSGVGKSTVAHALHALLTAADVRHAVIEGDYLDLAHPAPHAERLAERNLRAVWSAYRDLGYRRLVYTNTVSPQYADDLALAMGDAPRVTAVLLTADDATAHERLARREHGAELDAHVARSDAAARGLDRGCPPSVHRVGTTGRTPDEIARGIAALAGWLPT, from the coding sequence GTGCAGCACGACCTGACGCTCCGCGCCCCCGGGGTCCGCCTCGTCCCTCTCGCCCTCGACCACGCCGCGGCGCTCGTCGCGTTCGTCGACGACCGGGTCTGGCGCGGCATGACGTCACCCGTGCCGCGCACGCCCGACGACATGCGCGCGGACGTCGAGACCGCACTCGCTGCGCCAGGCCGGTACGCGTTCGCGGTGCTCGACGACGCGACCGGCGCGGTGCTCGGCTCGACGTCGCTCTACGACGTCGACCTGCGCATCGGCCGCCTCGAGATCGGCCACACGTTCTACGACCCCGCCGTGTGGGGCACGCACGTCAACCCCGCCTGCAAGCTCGCGCTCCTGACCCACGCGTTCGAGACGTGGGGCGTGCACCGCGTGGCGCTGCGGGTGGACGCGCGCAACGCGCGCTCGCTCGCCGCCGTCGCGCGGCTCGGCGCGGTCGAGGAGGGGCGGCTGCGCGGGCACCGGCTCGCGCCCGACGGCTCACGCGGCGACTCGGTGTACTTCTCGATCCTCGCCGACGAGTGGCCAGCCGCCCGCACGCGCCTGCGCGAGCGCCTGGGGCTCCCTGGGCCCGACGAGGCCGCGCTCACCGACGCGAGCGGACGGCCCGACGAGGCTGCGCGTCCCGACGAGGCTGCGCGTGCCGGCGCCCCGGACGGCGAGCGGTCGCACGTCGTGCTCATCGGTGGGCGCTCGGGGGTCGGCAAGTCGACCGTCGCGCACGCGCTGCACGCGCTGCTCACGGCCGCCGACGTGCGGCACGCCGTGATCGAGGGCGACTACCTCGACCTCGCGCACCCCGCACCGCACGCCGAGCGCCTCGCGGAACGCAACCTGCGCGCGGTCTGGTCCGCGTACCGCGACCTGGGCTACCGGCGACTGGTCTACACGAACACCGTGAGCCCGCAGTACGCCGACGACCTGGCCCTCGCGATGGGCGACGCCCCGCGCGTCACCGCGGTGCTGCTCACGGCTGACGACGCCACGGCCCACGAACGCCTCGCGCGGCGCGAGCACGGCGCGGAGCTCGACGCGCACGTCGCGCGCAGCGACGCCGCGGCGCGCGGACTCGACCGCGGCTGCCCACCGTCGGTCCACCGCGTCGGCACCACGGGCCGCACCCCCGACGAGATCGCCCGCGGCATCGCGGCCCTGGCCGGCTGGCTCCCCACCTGA
- a CDS encoding acetyl-CoA C-acetyltransferase, with amino-acid sequence MALEKTARSKAAQPTPPSGPRRALVLGGNRIPFARAGGRYAHASNQDMLTAALEGLVARYGLQGQRIGEVAAGAVLKHSRDFNLTREAVLGSSLAATTPAYDVQQACATGLETLVGLSNKIRLGQLESAIAGGVDSTSDAPIVVTDRLRRALLDLSRAKTAGQKLAALGRIRPKDLAPVAPSTGEPRTRLSMGEHQALTTAEWGITREAQDELALASHQRLAAAWDAGFFDDLVTPYRGQTIDGNLRKDTSLEKLASLKPTFGTRLDAPATMTAGNSTPLTDGASTVLLGSDEWAAQHGLTPLAAVVDAEAGAVDFVHGEDGLLMAPVFAVPRLLARNGLSLADLEYVEIHEAFASTVLTTLAAWESEEFGRTRLGLDGAFGAVDRARLNVHGSSLAAGHPFAATGGRIVATIAKELHLRKQRDGGTPRALVSICAAGGLGLTAILEAA; translated from the coding sequence ATGGCACTCGAGAAGACGGCCCGCTCGAAGGCGGCCCAGCCCACGCCCCCGTCCGGCCCGCGCCGCGCGCTCGTCCTGGGCGGCAACCGCATCCCGTTCGCCCGGGCCGGCGGGAGGTACGCGCACGCCTCCAACCAGGACATGCTCACCGCGGCCCTCGAGGGCCTCGTCGCGCGGTACGGCCTGCAGGGGCAGCGGATCGGCGAGGTCGCCGCAGGCGCGGTGCTCAAGCACAGCCGCGACTTCAACCTCACGCGCGAGGCCGTGCTCGGCTCGTCGCTCGCCGCGACCACGCCCGCGTACGACGTGCAGCAGGCGTGCGCGACCGGGCTCGAGACGCTCGTCGGGCTGTCCAACAAGATCCGGCTCGGGCAGCTCGAGTCCGCGATCGCGGGTGGCGTGGACTCCACGTCGGACGCGCCGATCGTCGTGACCGACCGCCTGCGCCGCGCACTGCTCGACCTGTCGCGCGCCAAGACGGCCGGGCAGAAGCTCGCCGCGCTCGGGCGCATCCGCCCCAAGGACCTCGCGCCCGTCGCACCGTCCACGGGCGAGCCGCGCACGCGCCTGTCGATGGGCGAGCACCAGGCGCTCACGACCGCGGAGTGGGGCATCACGCGTGAGGCGCAGGACGAGCTCGCGCTCGCCTCCCACCAGCGGCTCGCGGCCGCGTGGGACGCCGGGTTCTTCGACGACCTCGTCACGCCGTACCGCGGCCAGACGATCGACGGGAACCTGCGCAAGGACACCTCGCTCGAGAAGCTCGCGAGCCTCAAGCCCACGTTCGGCACCCGGCTCGACGCGCCCGCGACCATGACCGCCGGCAACTCGACGCCGCTCACCGACGGCGCGTCGACCGTGCTGCTCGGGTCCGACGAGTGGGCCGCGCAGCACGGGCTCACGCCGCTCGCCGCGGTCGTCGACGCCGAGGCCGGCGCGGTCGACTTCGTGCACGGCGAGGACGGGCTGCTCATGGCACCGGTGTTCGCAGTGCCGCGCCTGCTGGCGCGCAACGGCCTGTCGCTGGCGGACCTGGAGTACGTCGAGATCCACGAGGCGTTCGCGTCGACGGTGCTCACCACGCTCGCCGCGTGGGAGTCCGAGGAGTTCGGCCGCACACGGCTCGGGCTGGACGGCGCGTTCGGCGCGGTCGACCGCGCACGGCTCAACGTGCACGGCTCGTCGCTCGCCGCGGGGCACCCGTTCGCCGCGACCGGCGGGCGCATCGTCGCGACCATCGCCAAGGAGCTCCACCTGCGCAAGCAGCGCGACGGCGGCACCCCGCGCGCGCTCGTGTCCATCTGTGCGGCCGGCGGGCTCGGCCTCACCGCGATCCTCGAGGCGGCCTGA
- a CDS encoding TetR/AcrR family transcriptional regulator, which translates to MSPITPGPSTATASSAPAGTPGGSAAGALSRETARDVRRDDPFVVDGRSARWADHREARRAELVRIARRTVHHKGPDVSMEEIANAAGTSKSIVYRYFSDKTGLQIAVAEAVVLQIQGALEGVLRVAPTPRDGLRAMVAVYLEMIESSPHVYAFVTRDGSVESGGPLGHFLDSVTHLVALPFARELSDHADHGEQGEHDEGAAPDLAAAARDSLAEVWAAGAVGFVRGAGEWWMAHRGEPGVPDRETLTAQVAAWLWAGPVGLLARERFPHTSTRPWEIR; encoded by the coding sequence GTGAGTCCGATCACACCGGGCCCGTCGACGGCGACGGCCTCCAGCGCGCCGGCGGGCACCCCAGGGGGGAGCGCGGCCGGGGCCCTCTCGCGCGAGACGGCACGCGACGTCCGCCGCGACGACCCCTTCGTCGTCGACGGCCGCTCCGCCCGCTGGGCCGACCACCGCGAGGCCCGCCGCGCCGAGCTCGTGCGCATCGCGCGCCGCACGGTGCACCACAAGGGCCCCGACGTCTCCATGGAGGAGATCGCGAACGCCGCGGGGACGTCGAAGTCGATCGTCTACCGCTACTTCTCCGACAAGACCGGCCTGCAGATCGCGGTCGCCGAGGCCGTCGTGCTGCAGATCCAGGGCGCGCTCGAGGGCGTCCTGCGCGTCGCCCCCACCCCGCGCGACGGCCTGCGCGCGATGGTCGCGGTCTACCTCGAGATGATCGAGTCGTCGCCGCACGTCTACGCGTTCGTCACGCGCGACGGGTCCGTGGAGTCCGGCGGCCCGCTCGGGCACTTCCTCGACTCCGTGACGCACCTCGTCGCGCTGCCGTTCGCGCGCGAGCTGTCCGACCACGCGGACCACGGCGAGCAGGGCGAGCACGACGAGGGTGCGGCACCGGACCTCGCCGCCGCGGCGCGCGACTCGCTCGCCGAGGTCTGGGCCGCCGGAGCCGTCGGCTTCGTGCGCGGCGCGGGCGAGTGGTGGATGGCCCACCGCGGCGAGCCCGGCGTGCCCGACCGCGAGACCCTCACCGCCCAGGTCGCCGCGTGGCTCTGGGCGGGCCCCGTCGGCCTGCTCGCCCGCGAGCGCTTCCCCCACACGTCCACCCGCCCATGGGAGATCCGATGA